GCTGCTGTGTAGTAGGGTTAACGCTGCTGTGTAGTAGGGTTAACGCTGCTGTGTAGTAGGGTTAACGCTGCTGTGTAGTAGGGTTAACGCTGCTGTGTAGTAGGGTTAACGCTGCTGTGTAGTAGGGTTAACGCTGCTGTGTAGTAGGGTTAACGCTGCTGTGCTGTGTAGTAGGGTTAACTGTGTTGTTTGTTCTGTACTGTGTAGTAGGGTTAACTGTGTTGTTTGTTCTGTACTGTGTAGTAGGGTTAACTGTGTTGTTTGTTCTGTACTGTGTAGTAGGGTTAACTGTGTTGTTTGTTCTGTATTGTGTAGTAGGGTTAACTGTGTTGTTTGTTCTGTATTGTGTAGTAGGGTTAACTGTGTTGTTTGTTCTGTACTGTGTAGTAGGGTTAACTGTGTTGTTTGTTCTGTGTAGTAGGGTTAACTGTGTTGTTTGTTCTGTACTGTGTAGTAGGGTTAACTGTGTTGTTTGTTCTGTGTAGTAGGGTTAACTGTGCTGTTTGTTCTGTACTGTGTAGTAGGGTTAACTGTGTTGTTTGTTCTGTATTGTGTAGTAGGGTTAACTGTGTTGTTTTTGCTAGATGtgtctatgtgctgtgtgtgATGATGTGGAGGAGTTGCAGTCTGACTCATGTGGGGCCGGGGCCAGCCAGCTCTAGTCACTCAGAGACAGGCAGCGCTGTGAGGCTCCTAACAGTTCCTTTGTCTGGGGCTGCTGCATGAAAGGCCTCTGTCTCCTGGTGATTTCTGCCTCTGAACCCACCACTGTCAGGTCTGATTTCATGCTATTTCCTGAGCCCCCGCTAAAGAATACCcactttccctcctccctccacccttcctgctcctgctccttcctccaaccccctcctctttccccctctgccCACTGAAGAGGCAGGGCTGGTATTACTGTGGCTGGGTGAAGTCTGGAGTGCTGCCGCATATTGGATTGCATCATAGATGGCTATGGAGGCCTGTCCTTCTCGCTTTCTCACTCTAAGTCATAATTAGCAGTTGAATGGTCAGAGGTTAGATGTTTAGTGTTTCCTGTATGCACAGTAACTCAGGTATGTGCTCTCCTCTTTTGGCCCTCCCAGGCAGCAAGCATGAGGATGGCACCCAGAGCGACTCCGAGAACGGAATTGGTCTGCGCTTCGGCAACCGGAGGCTGGCTTtggaggagaggctgagggtGGCGCAGGGAGGACAGGGGGGTCAGGGGGGCCGGACCACCAGCAACAGGACCTCCTTCATGATCGAGTTCTACGATGATGAGAACTCCCGCAAGCGACGATCCTACTCCTTCTCGCAGACTGCACCACTGCTTGGGGGCGCGGCCGGGGAGGCTCTGTGCCCCACGCCCCCCTCCCACCCTAAGTCCCCCTCTACCACAGCCACAGACTTCAGCAAGGCCCCGTTATCAGCGGCCCTGATAGCGGGTGCCCCCACGGCCGCCCGGGTCCTGATGAAGCAGAGGTCTGAGGACCAGAGCATAGGAAGGAGCTCGGTCAGTACAGGTCACCAGACAATTGAGCCCAGCCCCAGTGAGGAGGGTTTGAGGACCCCTCGGTCTcagggggacagggacagggagcaGGAGGATGACCAGAGCGATAAGGGAACCTACACCATTGAGCTGGAGAACCGCAAccctgaggaggaggaggccagGCGCATGATAGACAAGGTATGGCCAGCTTTCTGAAGTATTTTCACACACCTCAAGGATTTATCTTTATGGGTTGGGTTGCTGTGAATAcgatttttatttgaaaaatatattttctgaATTGCAGGTAGGAAAGCTGACCTGGTTTGAATGTAAGAATGGCCAAGTTCTATGTGTCTTGAATTAACTGTATAAAAGGTCATGTTGTTTTTCTTCAGTTTTCTAAAATGTCCGCCATAAATAACATCCACTAAGCATGCTGAGCTTTTGAAGCTGTAATGACCTGTCATAATGAATTATTACATCGCTATTTCCCGAATGAAAAGCATTTTACTATGTCCTCTGATGCTCTGTGACCCATGGGTTAAAGTACATTAGATTTCATTTTGTAATGTATTTTATTTCCAACTGAATGTGGTCGTTGCGAGACCAATTTAAAATATTTACATTGTACAATATGTAGTCTCAAGCTTTTATACACTGAAGGTCTTGATCAGGCACTCACTAATATACACATTTTCAATGGTATATTAAGAAAGAAATGTTACTGTCAGGAAATGGTATACCCAGCAGCATAGGTCTTTGCCCTGATGTGGCGGTCAATTTCCCTTAAGTCTCTCTGTTCTAATTAGCTCatataaacagtcacacacaatgAGAGAGTGAGCTATATAACCTGCTGCATAACCTGGCTGTCACAATCCAGTGCAACAGCTGCAATAATAAAAACCACAGTTAACACAGCACAAGACTCAATCATAAGACTCACGCACAAGACTCAATCATAAGACTCACGCACAAGACTCAATCATAAGACTCACGCACAAGACTCAATCATAAGACTCACGCACAAGACTCAATCATAAGACTCACGCACAAGACTCAATCATAAGACTCACGCACAAGACTCAATCATAAGACTCACGCACAAGACTCAATCATAAGACTCACGCACAAGACTCAATCATAAGACTCACGCACAAGACTCAATCATAAGACTCACGCACAAGACTCAATCATAAGACGCACGCACAAGACTCAATCATAAGACTCACGCACAAGACTCAATCATAAGACTCACGCACAAGACTCAATCATAAGACTCACGCACAAGACTCAATCATAAGACTCACGCACAAGACTCAATCATAAGACTCACGCACAAGACTCAATCATAAGACTCACGCACAAGACTCAATCATAAGACTCACGCACAAGACTCAATCATAAGACTCACGCACAAGACTCAATCATAAGACTCACGCACAAGACTCAATCATAAGACTCACGCACAAGACTCAATCATAAGACGCACGCACAAGACTCAATCATAAGACTCACGCACAAGACTCAATCATAAGACTCACGCACAAGACTCAATCATAAGACTCACGCACAAGACTCAATCATAAGACTCACGCACAAGACTCAATCATAAGACTCACGCACAAGACTCAATCATAAGACTCACGCACAAGACTCAATCATAAGACTCACGCACAAGACTCAATCATAAGACTCACGCACAAGACTCAATCATAAGACTCACGCACAAGACTCAATCATAAGACTCACGCACAAGACTCAATCATAAGACTCACGCACAAGACTCAATCATAAGACTCACGCACAAGACTCAATCATAAGACTCACGCACAAGACTCAATCATAAGACTCACGCACAAGACTCAATCATAAGACTCACGCACAAGACTCAATCATAAGACTCACGCACAAGACTCAATCATAAGACTCACGCACAAGACTCATTCATATAAGACTCACGCACAAGACTCAATCATAAGACTCACGCACAAGACTCAATCATAAGACTCACGCACAAGACTCAATCATAAGACTCACGCACAAGACTCAATCATAAGACTCACGCACAAGACTCAATCATAAGACTCACGCACAAAACTCATTCATATAAGACTCACGCACAAGACTCAATCATAAGACTCACGCACAAGACTCAATCATAAGACTCACACACAAGACTCAATCATAAGACTCACGCACAAGACTCAATCATAAGACTCACATACAAGACTCAATCATAAGACTCACGCACAAGACTCATTCATAAGACTCACGCACAAGACTCAATCATAAGACTCACGCACAAGACTCAATCATAAGACTCACGCACAAGACTCAATCATAAGACTCACGCACAAGACTCAATCATAAGACTCACGCACAAGACTCAATCATAAGACTCACGCACAAGACTCAATCATAAGACTCACGCACAAGACTCAATCATAAGACTCACGCACAAGACTCACGCACAAGACTCAATCATAATACTCACGCACAAGACTCAATCATAAGACTCACACACAAGACTCAATCATAAGACTCACGCACAAGACTCAATCATAAGACTCACATACAAGACTCAATCATAAGACTCACGCACAAGACTCATTCATAAGACTCACGCACAAGACTCAATCATAAGACTCACGCACAAGACTCAATCATAAGACTCACGCACAAGACTCAATCATAAGACTCACGCACAAGACTCAATCATAAGACTCACGCACAAGACTCAATCATAAGACTCACGCACAAGACTCAATCATAAGACTCACGCACAAGACTCAATCATAAGACTCACGCACAAGACTCAATCATAAGACTCACGCACAAGACTCATTCATATAAGACGCACGCACAAGACTCATTCATAAGACTCACGCACAAGACTCATTCATAAGACTCACGCACAAGACTCAATCATAAGACTCACGCACAAGACTCAATCATAAGACTCACGCACAAGACTCATTCATAAGACTCATGCACAAGACTCAATCATAAGACTCACGCACACGACTCAATCATAAGACTCACGCACAAGACTCAATCATAAGACTCACACACAAGACTCAGTCATAAGACTCACGCACAAGACTCATTCATAAGACTCACGCACAAGTCTCATTCATAAGACTCACGCACAAGACTCAGTCGTAAGACTCACGCACAAGACTCACTCATAAGCATCAAGCACAAGACTCATTCATAAGACTCATGAGTAACTCCCTTAACCATACACAATTTAGAAAAGATGAGCAGAAGTGTCATCATCCATCCTCGCCTTCTTCCAAATGAACTGTTCTATTGACACCTAGGGACTAGTTTATGATCATAATACCTTTGCTGCAAAACAAGCTTAGCCTCTAGCTAGCGCTCACTCTGAACACAGCATTCCACATGTAACATACCGCTGTAGAGCGAATCTAATGGGGCTCACCATCGAGCTCTCTCCATTATTCCATCGTCCTCCAGGGAGTTTAGAAAACCACCAGTTTGCTTATGTGACAGCTGCCTGCGTGCTTTCTCATGCTGAATGAAAATCTCAGAAGTCTCAGAAGTAGAGAAGTAAGGATTTACTGCCGGTTTAAGATTCCCCCCAAAAAGCTATTTAAACTCTTAAACATGTAGCCCTGAGATGTCATTTTTGACTCATTAAATATTTATATGGTACTTAAAAGATGGCAATTGGGGCATGGAGTAAGTGGAGAGGGGGTGGGGCATTGGTTGTCAGATTTATTTAGAGCATAGGCTGGGAAGTCTTCTCTAAACTAGAAGTGTGATGATGGTAATTCCTATAATTAGCTGACACAGTAATTGGCACACTGCTCCCTGTCTTTTTACATGGCCGTTATGGATGTGTGAAGTGTGTGGGGGCAGTGCTTTGATCCAACTGGCCCTCATGTTGGTCCAATATCAGCCACCTTTGTCTATGTAGTAGACTACCGTGAGTGGCAGTGATGAGTCATCAAGCTCTTTATTTTCTTGATGCTCAGGTGTTTGGGGTGGAGCAGAACCAGGATCCGTCTGTCTCAGGACCAGTAGAACACCAACAGGGAGAAGcagggaaggagaagaaggagaggaagaagaccACAGAGACGGGAGAAACTGAAAAACCAAGCTGCCTTCCATCTGAGGTAAAACACCCCTTCCATGGAGACACAAATTATTATACCCAATCTCTCACAGCTTTTAGTCATCATAGTCCCCAtagcatctacagttgaagtcagaagtttacatacacttaagttggagtcattaaaacttgtttttcaaccactccacaaatttcttgttaacaaactatagtcggttaggacatctactttgtgcatgacacaagtaatttttccaacaattgtttacagacagattatttcacttataattcactgtatcacaattccagtggatcagaagtttacatacactaagttgactttgcctttaaacagcttggaaaattccagaaaaggattccatgtctttagaagcttctgataggctgattgacataatttgagtcaattggaggtgtacctgtggatgtatttcaaggccttccttcaaactcagtgcctctttgcttgacatcatgggaaaatcgaaagaaatcagccaagacctcagaaaaaaattctggttcatccttgggagcaatttccaaacacctgaaggtaccatgttcctctgtacaaacaatagtacgcaagtataaacaccatgggaccacgcagccgtcataccacttaggaaggagatgtgttctgtctcctagagatgaatgtactttggtgcgaaaagtgcaaatcaatcccagaacaacagcaaaggaccttgtgaagatgctggaggaaacaggtacaaaattatctatatccacagtaaaacgagtcctatatcgacataacctgaaaggccgctcagcaaggaagaagccactgctccaaaaccaccataaaaaagccagactacggtttgaactgcacatggggacaaagattgtaccttttggagaaatgtcctctggtctgatgaaaccagaatagaactgtttggccataatgaccattgttatgtttggaggaaataggaggaggcttgcaagccgaagaaaccatcccatcatgttgtgggggtgctttgctgcaggagggactggtgcacttcacaaaatagatggcgtcatgagggaggaaaattatgtggatatattgaagccacatctcaaggcatcagtagggaagttaaagcttggtcgttaatgggtcttccaaatggacaatgaccccagcatacttccaaagttgtggcaaaatggcttaaggacagcaaagtctaggtattggagtggccatcacaaagccacaaactcaatcctatagaaaatttgtgggcagaactgaaaaagcttgtgcgagcaaggaggcctactaacctgactcagttacatcagctctgtctggagaaatgggccaaaattcaccaacttattgtgggaagcttgtggaaggctacccaaaacgtttgacccaagttaaacaatttaaaggcaatgctgccaaatactaattgagtgtatgtgaacttctgacccactgggaatgtgatgaaagaaataaaagctgaaattaatcattctctctactattattctgacatttcacattcttaatataaagtggtgatcctaactgacctaaaacagggaatttttacaaggattaaatgtcaggaattgtgaaaaactgagtaaatgtatttgtctaaggtgtatgtaaacttcaactgtatctcattCAGTGATGTGATGCTTGAGAAATGTAAACATTACTGAGATTCATTACTATGACCCTGACGTACTTGGGTGGAGTGGCTCGCTGTCTTTTTCTGTGACCCTCAGATTCCTTCTCAGGGACGGGACAGCCTCTGAAGACTGTTGAGTGTTAATATGCCAAAATAGCATTTATTTTCCAGTGGAACTCCCATTGTTTTCGCGTTCTGAGGGGAATGATGCCCAAAACAGAAATGAGTGACAGAGGCCTGTCTAAAGTGGCATATCTATAAACTCTAAATGGAGGAAAGCAGGAGCTCCTGATTGCATTAAGATGACTCTGTTGGAAGGGGAGTAGAGGACTAGTTGTGTCAGCCAGGCACTCCCTGACTTGACCACTTCCTTGTTATTGACAGAGTAGGCCACTCAGGGCCTGACCTAGTTCATAGAGCGATGAGAAATGACACTTTCCCCCTCCAGGCAAGTTCCATTCAGGCACGAGGGGAGGACGGagactgtatatacagtaggctacaatagTCTATGTGGATCCCTGATCTCGATATTCAGTACTATTTCTGCTATTCTGTTCAGTTACTATTTCTGCTTTAACTTGTGACTTTCTGATAGGACTCCATGCAAAGGAATACACTTTGGCTTTGTGAAAACAATATATTCTCCTCAGTAGCACTAGAGTGTATTAATAAAAACGGATATAGCCAGAGACCGATCATTGCTTAGACCATGCTTAGTTTAAAATATGAATCAGCTAATACATAATGAATATGATTTTACTCTTTAGGCTCATCACTGAAACATAAGACCATTCAGAGGTGAATGAATGGCAGCAGAGTTGTGTTCTGTGTCCTCCCTGCTACATGTGGATACTCCCTCCAGCTCTATGTGGCCAGTAGCAGGGATGTGTTGATTTGCTAGGTTAACTGTCTCTTCCCATAGCCGCTGTATCTCTGAATGGGGTGAAGTGCCATGAGTCTGTCAAGAGAGACTAggataactgtctctctctctctctctctctctctctctctctctctctctcgcactctctctcgtCAGAGTGTGTCTGAGAACCCGGTGGCAGTGGGCAGTAGTCGCTGGGTGTCTCAGTGGGCCAGTCTATCTGCTAACCACACCAGGACTGACCCAGAAGGGTCTGGGGCTGAGTCACCTGCCTTCGTCCATCAGCAAAGAGGTACAGTAGGGCTCCTATATTTATCAAAACCAGGATCATGTGGATCTGCATCTGTATTTgtgaaggtgtattttcttcacATAATAGCAGAAAACTAGAAATGTAGCTttactatttttgtttatttctgCCAGAAGCGGATGCCTTTGAGTCGGGCATGTCCATCCGAAGCGCCAGCTCTGCCACCTCCAGTCTCACAGAGCGCAAACGCAGGACCCTCCCCCAGCTCCCTATCGACGACCCCCGGGCTAAGCCAGGGAAGAGCTTGTCCGGCCTAGGCCTGCATCGCTCAGAGATCGGAGAGAAACAGGACACGGAGCCCCAGGAGAAGAGCCAGGTGGAGCATAAAGGAGACGGGGCGTGCTTTACCTCCATAGAGGAGGGGGATATGATGAAGGGCAAACAGAAACAGACCAAGGCCCCGCTACAGGCCTCCTCCAAGCCCCCTCTTAGACCTATGAGCAGCAGTGAGAAGAGGTCCGAGGAGAGAAGGAGGCGGGCGGAGGACAGGATTCAGCACCACATCAAAGAAGGAGTGGATGGGGGGGAGAAGTCAGGGGGCAAACCTTTGGTTCGCCAGGGCAGTTTCACCATCGAGAAGCCCAGTGGTGTGGTGCCCATTGAGCTGATCCCCCGGATCAAATGTGGTGCTGGTGTCCTGGGCCGCGAGCGCAGCGACTCTGTGGGCAGCATGGACACAGCCACCCTGCTGAAGGACACAGAGGCTGTCATGGCCTTCCTGGAGGCCAAGCTGAGGGACGAGAACAAGCTGGACAGAGCCAACCGGGCAGGTTCCATCTCCCCCGAGTCAGACGTGGACACGGCCAGCACCTATAGCCAggtggcaggggagggagagaagaaagcaGCCCACCAGAAACGCCGCTCCCTAAGCAGCCTGCACAAGGAGAAGAGCAACCTAAGCTCAACCTCCAAAACCGCTGCCAGCACCAACGCCCGCGAGCGCCTGGAGAGAAAGACCAAGACCAGAACTGATCCCAGCCGGCCAGATGTCCGCCGCTCCGTCCAGCCTGCCTCCTCGCGGTCACGCCAACCATCCCAGGACCTCACGGATGACGATCAGACCTCGTCTTTCCCCATCTCCGACATCCTCTCCTCTGACCAGGAGAGTTTGTATAGTCGCTCGTACGGCCGCAGCCACTTCACCTCTACGGATGACCTGCTACATTCAAAACTGGAGGCCAAATCCAGCAGCAAGACCAGCTCCAGTAAGTCCAGTAAGACCCTCCAAGCCGCCACAGCTTCCTCTCTGGGGAAACAGGCCTCTCTGCCCCAGCCACGGCCTACCAGAACGTCCCTGCTCCGCCGGGCCCGGCTGGGGGACACGTCCGACACGGACCTGCCTGATGCAGACAGGATGTCTGTGGCCTCCGAGGTGTCCACCACCAGTTCCACATCCAAGCCTCCGTCTGGTCGTAAAGGCCCCTCGCGGCTGGACATGCTGGCCCAGCCCAGGAGGACGCGGCTGGGCTCCATCTCGGCCCGTAGTGACTCAGAGTGTACTGTGGGCCGGAGCAGCACCTCCTCCCCTCGCCTGTCTGCAGAGACCGCCCTGCGTCTGGGACTCCGCTCCTCCACCCCCACCGACAACAAAATGGCTCCTCGCATGAGGGCCAACAGTGTGTCCAAGCTGACCGAGGCCAAGTCCAGAATCAGCCCCTCCATCCACAGCACTCCCTCAGGTGAGATCCTGCTCTCATCTCCGATACATTCCCTCTGATATAAGGTACAGCTTGAAAAATTCAGTATTCTATTATTTAATGTAAAAAACAGTTAAGGGGTAAAGGAGCAAGTCAAATGCTATGTGTGTTCTTTTCCCAGCCCTTTGTCTCCCCCCCATTCTGGTGTAAAGGAATGTTTAGGATTTTTCCACAATTACATCATTGCAGTTTTTGGGTAGCTTCTTGTCCTTTCTTGGTCATTGTTTGTccttgtccatgtgtgtgttgtgatCAGTGTAAATCACTCTCattgtctggctgtctgtcctgTTCAGAGAGCCCtcagcctgagcctgagccttcAGAGGAGGAGCTCATGGGTACTGTACCAgagagagctctgtgtgtgtgtgtttagtgtggtGTGTTTAGTGTGGTGCGTTTAGTGTGGTGTGTTTAGTGTGgtgtgttaagtgtgtgt
The sequence above is a segment of the Oncorhynchus kisutch isolate 150728-3 linkage group LG25, Okis_V2, whole genome shotgun sequence genome. Coding sequences within it:
- the cep170aa gene encoding centrosomal protein of 170 kDa isoform X3, with the translated sequence MSLTSWFLVSSGGTRHRLPREMIFVGRDDCELMLQSRSVDKQHAVINYELTSDEHKVKDLGSLNGTFVNDVRIQEQMYITLKIDDKLRFGYDTNLFTVVRGEMTVPDEALQHEKFTSQLQLSKKPSNGEPTKSPAKSPPKSPAKTPKSSSCRPAESKAAEGTMEPSAKPSESHKGDDKMAGDIAALHRGTPLYGQPSWWGDGDADDENSFKQETKTCGKKHDSSAADGREPKRSERPREDGLGPEPSYFEIPTKEAQMAEDSIHEIPTKDTEGAAATASASAQGHASPHAFTIEFDDTSPGKVTIKDHVSKLTPDHRPRPKKASHSGSKDLSTLQAAMMVSESKVADWLAQNDPPTVRSESTEDSKSIKSDVPVHFKRLKGSKHEDGTQSDSENGIGLRFGNRRLALEERLRVAQGGQGGQGGRTTSNRTSFMIEFYDDENSRKRRSYSFSQTAPLLGGAAGEALCPTPPSHPKSPSTTATDFSKAPLSAALIAGAPTAARVLMKQRSEDQSIGRSSVSTGHQTIEPSPSEEGLRTPRSQGDRDREQEDDQSDKGTYTIELENRNPEEEEARRMIDKVFGVEQNQDPSVSGPVEHQQGEAGKEKKERKKTTETGETEKPSCLPSESVSENPVAVGSSRWVSQWASLSANHTRTDPEGSGAESPAFVHQQREADAFESGMSIRSASSATSSLTERKRRTLPQLPIDDPRAKPGKSLSGLGLHRSEIGEKQDTEPQEKSQVEHKGDGACFTSIEEGDMMKGKQKQTKAPLQASSKPPLRPMSSSEKRSEERRRRAEDRIQHHIKEGVDGGEKSGGKPLVRQGSFTIEKPSGVVPIELIPRIKCGAGVLGRERSDSVGSMDTATLLKDTEAVMAFLEAKLRDENKLDRANRAGSISPESDVDTASTYSQVAGEGEKKAAHQKRRSLSSLHKEKSNLSSTSKTAASTNARERLERKTKTRTDPSRPDVRRSVQPASSRSRQPSQDLTDDDQTSSFPISDILSSDQESLYSRSYGRSHFTSTDDLLHSKLEAKSSSKTSSSKSSKTLQAATASSLGKQASLPQPRPTRTSLLRRARLGDTSDTDLPDADRMSVASEVSTTSSTSKPPSGRKGPSRLDMLAQPRRTRLGSISARSDSECTVGRSSTSSPRLSAETALRLGLRSSTPTDNKMAPRMRANSVSKLTEAKSRISPSIHSTPSESPQPEPEPSEEELMASNRWRRLPPEYGSTSEEEFGSNRNSPKPGRTLRPHSVLRGTRLGGSTSSLNSGQVGPGGMVLKHRMREQEEYIKDWTAHSEEIARLFPCVRRISQDLAKDLAILAREIHDVAGEIDSVSSSGTAPSTTVSTAATTPGSAIDTREEVGRTQEGKQKLVDRVFDESLNFRKIPPMVQNKAPEINGRPVELRPRAPDSLDSHSALRRRTWNRDEAVVDSLLLTSVSQLSAKIRQSVDKTAGKIRILFKDKDRNWDEIESKLRSESDIPLLKTSNKISSILVELKRVEKQLQVINVMVDPDGTLDALSSLGLTSPLTPKPTPGSQGPQEALPGPTASARGNTASSAPTEGSGSGSARDLGGLQFNRIHPSGEESAIPQK
- the cep170aa gene encoding centrosomal protein of 170 kDa isoform X4, giving the protein MSLTSWFLVSSGGTRHRLPREMIFVGRDDCELMLQSRSVDKQHAVINYELTSDEHKVKDLGSLNGTFVNDVRIQEQMYITLKIDDKLRFGYDTNLFTVVRGEMTVPDEALQHEKFTSQLQLSKKPSNGEPTKSPAKSPPKSPAKTPKSSSCRPAESKAAEGTMEPSAKPSESHKGDDKMAGDIAALHRGTPLYGQPSWWGDGDADDENSFKQETKTCGKKHDSSAADGREPKRSERPREDGLGPEPSYFEIPTKEAQMAEDSIHEIPTKDTEGAAATASASAQGHASPHAFTIEFDDTSPGKVTIKDHVSKLTPDHRPRPKKASHSGSKDLSTLQAAMMVSESKVADWLAQNDPPTVRSESTEDSKSIKSDVPVHFKRLKGSKHEDGTQSDSENGIGLRFGNRRLALEERLRVAQGGQGGQGGRTTSNRTSFMIEFYDDENSRKRRSYSFSQTAPLLGGAAGEALCPTPPSHPKSPSTTATDFSKAPLSAALIAGAPTAARVLMKQRSEDQSIGRSSVSTGHQTIEPSPSEEGLRTPRSQGDRDREQEDDQSDKGTYTIELENRNPEEEEARRMIDKVFGVEQNQDPSVSGPVEHQQGEAGKEKKERKKTTETGETEKPSCLPSESVSENPVAVGSSRWVSQWASLSANHTRTDPEGSGAESPAFVHQQREADAFESGMSIRSASSATSSLTERKRRTLPQLPIDDPRAKPGKSLSGLGLHRSEIGEKQDTEPQEKSQVEHKGDGACFTSIEEGDMMKGKQKQTKAPLQASSKPPLRPMSSSEKRSEERRRRAEDRIQHHIKEGVDGGEKSGGKPLVRQGSFTIEKPSGVVPIELIPRIKCGAGVLGRERSDSVGSMDTATLLKDTEAVMAFLEAKLRDENKLDRANRAGSISPESDVDTASTYSQVAGEGEKKAAHQKRRSLSSLHKEKSNLSSTSKTAASTNARERLERKTKTRTDPSRPDVRRSVQPASSRSRQPSQDLTDDDQTSSFPISDILSSDQESLYSRSYGRSHFTSTDDLLHSKLEAKSSSKTSSSKSSKTLQAATASSLGKQASLPQPRPTRTSLLRRARLGDTSDTDLPDADRMSVASEVSTTSSTSKPPSGRKGPSRLDMLAQPRRTRLGSISARSDSECTVGRSSTSSPRLSAETALRLGLRSSTPTDNKMAPRMRANSVSKLTEAKSRISPSIHSTPSESPQPEPEPSEEELMASNRWRRLPPEYGSTSEEEFGSNRNSPKPGRTLRPHSVLRGTRLGGSTSSLNSGQVGPGGMVLKHRMREQEEYIKDWTAHSEEIARISQDLAKDLAILAREIHDVAGEIDSVSSSGTAPSTTVSTAATTPGSAIDTREEVGRTQEGKQKLVDRVFDESLNFRKIPPMVQNKAPEINGRPVELRPRAPDSLDSHSALRRRTWNRDEAVVDSLLLTSVSQLSAKIRQSVDKTAGKIRILFKDKDRNWDEIESKLRSESDIPLLKTSNKQISSILVELKRVEKQLQVINVMVDPDGTLDALSSLGLTSPLTPKPTPGSQGPQEALPGPTASARGNTASSAPTEGSGSGSARDLGGLQFNRIHPSGEESAIPQK
- the cep170aa gene encoding centrosomal protein of 170 kDa isoform X12: MSLTSWFLVSSGGTRHRLPREMIFVGRDDCELMLQSRSVDKQHAVINYELTSDEHKVKDLGSLNGTFVNDVRIQEQMYITLKIDDKLRFGYDTNLFTVVRGEMTVPDEALQHEKFTSQLQLSKKPSNGEPTKSPAKSPPKSPAKTPKSSSCRPAESKAAEGTMEPSAKPSESHKGDDKMAGDIAALHRGTPLYGQPSWWGDGDADDENSFKQETKTCGKKHDSSAADGREPKRSERPREDGLGPEPSYFEIPTKEAQMAEDSIHEIPTKDTEGAAATASASAQGHASPHAFTIEFDDTSPGKVTIKDHVSKLTPDHRPRPKKASHSGSKDLSTLQAAMMVSESKVADWLAQNDPPTVRSESTEDSKSIKSDVPVHFKRLKGSKHEDGTQSDSENGIGLRFGNRRLALEERLRVAQGGQGGQGGRTTSNRTSFMIEFYDDENSRKRRSYSFSQTAPLLGGAAGEALCPTPPSHPKSPSTTATDFSKAPLSAALIAGAPTAARVLMKQRSEDQSIGRSSVSTGHQTIEPSPSEEGLRTPRSQGDRDREQEDDQSDKGTYTIELENRNPEEEEARRMIDKVFGVEQNQDPSVSGPVEHQQGEAGKEKKERKKTTETGETEKPSCLPSESVSENPVAVGSSRWVSQWASLSANHTRTDPEGSGAESPAFVHQQREADAFESGMSIRSASSATSSLTERKRRTLPQLPIDDPRAKPGKSLSGLGLHRSEIGEKQDTEPQEKSQVEHKGDGACFTSIEEGDMMKGKQKQTKAPLQASSKPPLRPMSSSEKRSEERRRRAEDRIQHHIKEGVDGGEKSGGKPLVRQGSFTIEKPSGVVPIELIPRIKCGAGVLGRERSDSVGSMDTATLLKDTEAVMAFLEAKLRDENKLDRANRAGSISPESDVDTASTYSQVAGEGEKKAAHQKRRSLSSLHKEKSNLSSTSKTAASTNARERLERKTKTRTDPSRPDVRRSVQPASSRSRQPSQDLTDDDQTSSFPISDILSSDQESLYSRSYGRSHFTSTDDLLHSKLEAKSSSKTSSSKSSKTLQAATASSLGKQASLPQPRPTRTSLLRRARLGDTSDTDLPDADRMSVASEVSTTSSTSKPPSGRKGPSRLDMLAQPRRTRLGSISARSDSECTVGRSSTSSPRLSAETALRLGLRSSTPTDNKMAPRMRANSVSKLTEAKSRISPSIHSTPSASNRWRRLPPEYGSTSEEEFGSNRNSPKPGRTLRPHSVLRGTRLGGSTSSLNSGQVGPGGMVLKHRMREQEEYIKDWTAHSEEIARISQDLAKDLAILAREIHDVAGEIDSVSSSGTAPSTTVSTAATTPGSAIDTREELVDRVFDESLNFRKIPPMVQNKAPEINGRPVELRPRAPDSLDSHSALRRRTWNRDEAVVDSLLLTSVSQLSAKIRQSVDKTAGKIRILFKDKDRNWDEIESKLRSESDIPLLKTSNKISSILVELKRVEKQLQVINVMVDPDGTLDALSSLGLTSPLTPKPTPGSQGPQEALPGPTASARGNTASSAPTEGSGSGSARDLGGLQFNRIHPSGEESAIPQK